Proteins found in one Candidatus Hydrogenedentota bacterium genomic segment:
- a CDS encoding response regulator transcription factor — MNSVPKLYRILVVDDHPIVRRGFAQLINHEPDISVCGEAEDLTQALHLLESLQPDLVIVDIVLKNANGLELLKRLPSLAPQTKALVVSMHDEQIYAERVLRAGARGYVMKQEADEVIVTAIRRVLEGGIYVSDQVNERILMSFAQNQARSETSAIEQLTDRELEVFELIGQGVSTRQIGERLSISVKTVETYRARIKEKLHLETGAELVQTSVEWAIKRSLA; from the coding sequence ATGAACAGCGTTCCCAAGCTCTACCGCATTCTGGTTGTGGACGATCATCCCATCGTGCGGCGAGGTTTCGCCCAGTTGATCAACCATGAACCGGATATCAGCGTCTGCGGAGAAGCCGAAGATCTTACGCAAGCCCTGCATCTTCTGGAGTCGCTGCAGCCCGATTTAGTTATCGTCGACATCGTGTTGAAAAACGCCAATGGCCTTGAGCTGCTCAAACGCCTGCCCAGCCTTGCCCCCCAAACCAAGGCTCTAGTGGTCTCGATGCACGATGAACAAATCTACGCGGAACGCGTCCTTCGTGCCGGAGCGCGCGGATACGTCATGAAACAAGAAGCGGACGAAGTGATCGTGACGGCCATCCGCAGGGTCCTCGAAGGAGGCATCTACGTAAGCGACCAGGTCAACGAGCGGATTCTGATGAGCTTCGCCCAGAACCAGGCCCGCTCCGAGACTTCCGCCATCGAGCAGCTCACCGATCGCGAACTCGAAGTCTTTGAATTGATTGGTCAAGGGGTCTCGACCCGCCAGATCGGGGAGCGCCTGAGCATCAGTGTAAAAACTGTTGAAACCTACCGAGCCCGTATTAAGGAGAAATTGCATCTCGAGACCGGCGCCGAACTTGTCCAAACCAGCGTAGAATGGGCAATTAAGCGGTCGCTTGCATGA
- a CDS encoding penicillin acylase family protein, producing MRRDTHLAGWLWTGGVMLLYGLTVLVVCGCSDSPATIADVSESAAKAATPPLPEPAHRLAHWPVEEDMPVPPDGWYTVELGGEKIDIFRDEYGVPHIYAPSIEGALRGQGYVQMEDRTIQIIQSLAEVRGISASYKGAEGIGHDEEIRTRGYTEEECREMVAALRPDLRGYLEAFVDGANAYLAKVAPGFAPIEPHEMAAGAAYHMAKAGDWGGEELSVYQLASMAKLFRGPEFMCQIINDAIPQNVPCSPTTDHSYQRAGHVEAASTPIPLDFDPSMMLAIMEDEERERQYAYKNGLMTTWGSFSWIVGPKRSATGNALLFGAPMVWFPTPSWCIMVHLNAPGFNVAGMACHGAPGILIGHNERVAWATTSSLLNATDFFEETLNPDDEHQYWHKGAWHDMEAIEWPILVKEADGSLREEPYTVYRTVHGPVVQWDLSTHRAYARATPFRYLELDSMMAFLDINRAKTLDDVETAVRQVATTHNFFAADTEGNIGYWVSGRFPVRTPGYDDRLPTPGTGEYDWRGYRNATDEVACINPPEGWFANWNNKPSVKTPGWFPEGTWGVKIFESLEANEEVGWDEFLAIIQANGEHNFLATYFKPYLVDTLRARPDLPPNLREAADLLENWPDKDVTGSPGALLFNRWMAEMIVELFAPDFGVMVSRDMGLDNLRLFATLAYRVLMPERRCFDLQGEYLHGRDPREVVYQAFVTTYDSLVEEQGPDINKWAYDRGVWTFGLASLEPAGTQPQDDSLTVPQRNVGTYWMAVELGNPIKAFDVVAPGQCGNPKSPHYVDQVPLFRDFKMKPMKFYRDELPPYPG from the coding sequence ATGAGGCGTGATACACACTTAGCCGGCTGGCTGTGGACGGGGGGCGTGATGCTCCTCTATGGCCTGACGGTTCTGGTTGTCTGTGGTTGTTCTGATTCACCCGCCACGATTGCGGACGTTTCCGAGTCTGCCGCAAAGGCGGCTACGCCACCACTACCCGAACCCGCGCACCGTCTCGCTCACTGGCCCGTTGAAGAAGACATGCCGGTTCCTCCCGATGGCTGGTACACAGTCGAACTTGGGGGCGAGAAGATAGATATCTTTCGTGATGAATATGGGGTGCCGCACATCTATGCGCCATCCATCGAAGGGGCTTTGCGCGGCCAAGGCTATGTGCAGATGGAGGACCGGACCATACAGATCATCCAGAGTCTGGCGGAAGTCCGCGGTATCAGCGCCAGCTACAAGGGTGCCGAGGGCATTGGCCATGACGAGGAGATCCGGACGCGCGGATACACCGAGGAAGAATGCCGGGAGATGGTGGCCGCCTTGCGCCCGGACCTGCGCGGGTACCTCGAGGCGTTTGTTGATGGCGCGAACGCGTATCTGGCCAAGGTCGCGCCGGGTTTTGCTCCGATTGAACCGCATGAAATGGCCGCGGGCGCCGCATACCACATGGCTAAAGCCGGTGATTGGGGCGGCGAAGAATTGAGCGTGTATCAGCTTGCAAGCATGGCGAAGCTGTTTCGCGGGCCCGAATTCATGTGTCAGATCATCAATGACGCGATTCCGCAGAACGTGCCGTGCTCGCCGACAACCGACCATAGCTACCAGCGCGCCGGGCACGTCGAAGCGGCGTCAACACCGATACCGCTGGATTTTGACCCCAGCATGATGCTGGCTATCATGGAAGACGAAGAGCGGGAACGGCAATACGCCTATAAGAACGGGCTCATGACGACATGGGGCAGCTTCTCGTGGATCGTGGGTCCGAAGCGCAGCGCAACCGGCAACGCGCTGCTTTTCGGCGCCCCCATGGTCTGGTTTCCAACACCCTCCTGGTGCATTATGGTGCACCTCAATGCCCCGGGCTTCAACGTTGCGGGCATGGCATGCCACGGGGCGCCGGGCATTCTTATCGGCCACAATGAGCGCGTGGCTTGGGCCACCACGTCGAGTCTCTTGAATGCCACGGATTTCTTTGAAGAAACCCTCAACCCCGACGATGAACATCAGTATTGGCATAAGGGCGCCTGGCACGATATGGAGGCGATCGAGTGGCCCATTCTGGTCAAGGAAGCTGACGGCTCCTTGCGCGAAGAGCCGTACACGGTGTACCGCACCGTCCACGGTCCGGTTGTTCAGTGGGACCTGAGCACCCACAGGGCCTATGCGCGCGCTACGCCTTTCCGATATCTCGAGCTCGACTCGATGATGGCGTTTCTCGACATCAACAGGGCGAAAACGCTGGACGATGTGGAAACTGCCGTCCGGCAGGTGGCCACGACCCACAATTTCTTCGCCGCGGACACTGAGGGCAACATCGGCTACTGGGTCAGCGGCCGTTTCCCGGTCCGGACGCCCGGTTACGATGACCGGCTGCCGACGCCGGGCACAGGAGAGTACGACTGGCGCGGGTACCGCAATGCGACGGACGAGGTGGCATGCATCAATCCCCCTGAAGGATGGTTTGCCAATTGGAACAACAAGCCGAGCGTGAAAACGCCCGGCTGGTTCCCCGAGGGCACGTGGGGCGTCAAGATTTTCGAATCCCTCGAGGCCAACGAAGAGGTGGGTTGGGACGAGTTCCTGGCGATTATACAGGCAAATGGCGAGCATAATTTCCTCGCGACGTATTTCAAGCCGTACCTGGTCGATACCCTGCGCGCACGGCCCGACCTGCCACCCAATCTTCGCGAAGCGGCGGACCTGCTCGAGAACTGGCCCGATAAGGATGTTACGGGTTCACCGGGCGCCCTGCTTTTCAACCGATGGATGGCTGAGATGATTGTCGAGCTGTTCGCGCCCGATTTCGGGGTTATGGTGAGCCGCGACATGGGACTCGACAATCTGCGCCTTTTTGCAACCCTGGCGTATCGCGTGTTGATGCCTGAGCGCCGCTGCTTCGATCTGCAGGGCGAGTACCTTCACGGGCGGGATCCGCGCGAGGTGGTGTATCAGGCGTTTGTAACTACCTATGACTCTCTTGTTGAGGAGCAAGGACCCGACATCAACAAATGGGCCTACGACCGCGGGGTATGGACGTTCGGGCTCGCAAGCCTGGAGCCCGCCGGAACTCAGCCTCAAGATGACTCGCTTACGGTGCCGCAACGCAACGTCGGCACCTACTGGATGGCGGTCGAGCTGGGGAATCCAATCAAGGCCTTCGACGTCGTCGCGCCGGGACAATGCGGCAACCCCAAGTCGCCCCATTACGTCGATCAAGTCCCTCTTTTCCGCGACTTCAAGATGAAACCGATGAAGTTCTATCGCGACGAGCTGCCGCCCTATCCCGGTTGA
- a CDS encoding GxxExxY protein, whose amino-acid sequence MNSPKQNEIGSIIADCAVALHRETGPGLLETVYEAVLARDLETRVCE is encoded by the coding sequence TTGAATTCTCCGAAACAGAATGAGATAGGAAGCATCATTGCGGATTGCGCGGTGGCGCTTCATCGAGAGACGGGTCCCGGGCTATTGGAGACAGTGTACGAAGCGGTTCTTGCGCGGGATTTGGAGACCCGGGTCTGTGAATAG
- a CDS encoding C45 family autoproteolytic acyltransferase/hydrolase, which translates to MRRLLRFCSLPMLGVLSLVHAGCPSPPEMGIVLIVSPTTLDFGSTETAMSFKVSKNYTSQAMAPFRVTSSDAWISLEPSTGTSNGPDDPITVSVTIKRDLLGAGTNSGTVRITCEGATDRWVQVTAFRQLAANFTVNEVQPFQGDPITFQDMSQVSGNVSGTKSWLWDFGDGATSEAQNPSHTYDTIGTFDVTLTVTVGEASAALTKRNYIMVREKIGPTAGFYALDTTVPAGSPVGFVDQSEPGTASITSWRWDFGDGRSGTGAAPTHAYALPGVYTVRLTVTTAHGQDEEVKQNYITVEAVPPQADFTCSNVEPLMGTEVTFTDLSVPGHLPIASWYWEFGDGAVSTERNPSHTYDTYGVFNVSLTVADAEGNQDTEIKTGYVSVRGYAPDASFNVDRSWGVTIDEFGFANTSDPGTGPATYRWRFGDGSESAQENPSHTYTVRGTYTVSLEVRNNFGVDTAQYTGLRVYDANALDRYVRKDDGIEPAVTTEPRQTFNGGRWDVLKFASQQWRDSAEVAPHIWQHWLGLAIPDVIRNKTALLFISGGDTNDAAPAPSAELTDFAVQAGSIVAVLTTVPNQPSVFTAEGASRSEDEILAYTFDQYLDGAAMNMADEEWPALLPMAKAAVRAMDVVQEYSASLAVPVTVEDFVVTGASKRGWTTWLTAATDHRVVGIAPMVIDVLNLDDQMDWHYSALCGYAEAIHDYVDMGVIDRLHTPEGDALQAIVDPYAYAERFAIPKLGLNGTADQFFVPDSAQFYYPEISNYGPMYLRYFPNGDHHLLEGYDATVRGMLPFYNAIVKRETLPSLEWQITDTTDEATLTVQLDRVPQAAYLWTGTVGQTSGVRDFRLDTVGPDVWQSTPISPVGTGGTSYAATVPSPAHGWTGYFMSFEFASGTAGEPHVFTTEVRCVPTMPPCYEPGGYGTIETAGTGTDAITVVRVGGTRFEMGYWYGYLLAEQIDAIWALFSAVAEAEFPAGTLDLAVSQLWNSEYFDTAAWGEELAGVAQGCRMAGYPGITVDVLKRILVIPDISEYGCSLFAAWGKATAGGEMYQLRNLDWSIELGAQNYPVVAIYEPTDGGIKHAVIGFAGLVGIAGGGMNGNGIAVSEIMGYFCDEEYLEGIPFPVLLRDVLYHDSTLTQALARMKGATRTNQYHYCIGDPNAPDPKARLLFTSRTRFDEWVDNQSVTGQHPCHPNVNPVHTALDDAVYWKNHNGRDNEIIYDGLFSRYGTLDAQGAIAIAKAAGVNSTVLSIVYHNSGGDFWVAYANGTDPAQNQGYVHILLNP; encoded by the coding sequence GTGCGACGCTTACTCCGCTTTTGCTCCCTCCCCATGCTGGGAGTTCTTTCCCTTGTGCACGCGGGATGCCCTTCCCCTCCCGAGATGGGCATTGTGTTGATCGTTTCCCCAACAACGCTGGACTTCGGCTCAACGGAAACGGCGATGTCTTTCAAGGTGAGCAAGAACTACACCAGTCAGGCCATGGCGCCGTTCCGCGTTACCTCCAGCGATGCGTGGATATCCTTAGAGCCCTCTACCGGAACAAGTAACGGGCCCGATGACCCGATTACGGTGTCCGTAACCATCAAGCGTGACTTGCTGGGAGCGGGGACAAACAGCGGGACGGTGCGGATCACGTGCGAAGGGGCAACCGACCGATGGGTCCAAGTGACCGCGTTCCGCCAACTTGCGGCGAATTTCACTGTGAATGAAGTGCAGCCGTTCCAGGGCGACCCCATCACCTTTCAAGACATGTCGCAAGTTTCGGGCAACGTAAGCGGCACAAAGAGCTGGTTGTGGGATTTCGGCGACGGCGCCACCAGTGAGGCGCAAAACCCCTCTCACACATACGACACGATAGGGACGTTTGATGTAACTCTCACGGTGACTGTCGGAGAGGCTTCCGCAGCCCTCACCAAGCGCAATTACATCATGGTGCGCGAGAAGATAGGTCCCACGGCGGGTTTTTACGCCCTCGACACCACTGTGCCTGCGGGTTCTCCCGTGGGGTTTGTCGATCAATCCGAGCCTGGCACCGCCTCGATAACGTCGTGGCGATGGGATTTTGGCGATGGCCGCAGCGGCACAGGGGCGGCGCCCACCCACGCTTATGCCCTGCCAGGCGTGTATACGGTGCGCCTGACGGTTACAACCGCGCACGGCCAAGATGAAGAGGTCAAGCAGAATTACATCACGGTCGAGGCGGTGCCGCCGCAGGCCGACTTCACCTGCTCGAACGTTGAGCCTCTGATGGGCACCGAGGTGACGTTTACCGACCTGTCCGTGCCGGGCCACCTTCCTATCGCCTCGTGGTACTGGGAATTCGGCGACGGGGCGGTCAGCACGGAACGGAATCCGAGCCATACGTATGATACGTACGGGGTATTCAACGTCTCGCTTACAGTGGCCGACGCTGAGGGGAATCAGGACACCGAAATCAAGACTGGCTACGTATCCGTTCGCGGCTACGCGCCAGATGCGAGCTTCAATGTGGACCGTTCCTGGGGCGTCACCATAGATGAATTCGGTTTTGCCAATACATCCGACCCTGGCACGGGTCCGGCCACCTACCGGTGGCGGTTCGGGGACGGCTCGGAGAGTGCTCAGGAGAATCCATCGCATACATACACGGTCCGGGGAACCTATACCGTGTCCCTGGAAGTGCGCAACAATTTTGGAGTTGACACCGCGCAATACACTGGTCTGCGGGTTTACGACGCGAACGCCCTCGACCGCTATGTCCGTAAAGACGACGGCATCGAGCCGGCCGTCACGACGGAACCCCGGCAAACCTTTAATGGCGGGCGGTGGGATGTCCTAAAGTTTGCGTCGCAGCAGTGGCGCGATAGCGCCGAGGTGGCCCCGCATATCTGGCAGCACTGGCTGGGGTTGGCCATTCCGGATGTGATCCGGAACAAGACCGCCCTGTTGTTCATTTCGGGAGGCGACACGAACGACGCCGCGCCGGCGCCGTCCGCCGAGCTGACCGATTTCGCGGTGCAAGCCGGTTCCATCGTGGCTGTACTCACGACGGTGCCCAATCAGCCGTCCGTTTTCACGGCAGAAGGGGCGTCCCGCTCCGAGGATGAGATCCTTGCCTATACGTTTGACCAATACCTGGATGGCGCCGCCATGAACATGGCGGATGAAGAATGGCCCGCCCTTCTGCCCATGGCGAAAGCGGCTGTCCGTGCGATGGACGTTGTGCAGGAGTATTCGGCATCCCTGGCGGTTCCAGTCACTGTCGAGGACTTCGTGGTGACGGGCGCTTCCAAGCGTGGATGGACCACGTGGCTTACGGCAGCGACGGACCACCGCGTGGTGGGCATTGCGCCGATGGTTATCGACGTGCTGAATCTGGACGACCAGATGGACTGGCATTATTCCGCCCTGTGTGGTTATGCGGAAGCCATTCACGACTACGTTGACATGGGCGTGATTGACCGCCTGCATACGCCCGAGGGCGACGCGTTGCAGGCGATCGTGGATCCGTATGCCTATGCCGAACGGTTCGCTATCCCAAAACTGGGGTTGAACGGTACTGCCGATCAGTTCTTCGTGCCGGATTCCGCACAGTTTTACTATCCCGAGATCTCGAACTACGGCCCCATGTATCTCCGCTATTTCCCGAATGGCGATCATCATCTGCTCGAAGGCTACGACGCCACAGTGCGGGGGATGCTGCCGTTCTACAACGCCATCGTCAAACGCGAGACGCTCCCGTCCCTCGAGTGGCAGATCACCGATACGACGGATGAAGCTACGCTGACGGTGCAGCTTGACAGGGTTCCCCAGGCCGCATATCTCTGGACGGGGACCGTTGGGCAGACCTCGGGTGTGCGCGATTTCCGGCTCGACACCGTCGGCCCTGACGTATGGCAGTCCACGCCCATTTCGCCTGTTGGCACGGGCGGCACCAGCTATGCGGCTACCGTACCGAGTCCGGCTCACGGCTGGACCGGCTATTTCATGTCTTTCGAGTTCGCGAGCGGCACGGCGGGCGAGCCGCATGTATTCACCACCGAGGTGCGCTGTGTGCCGACCATGCCGCCCTGTTACGAACCTGGCGGCTACGGAACAATCGAGACCGCCGGCACGGGTACCGATGCCATTACGGTCGTGCGCGTGGGAGGAACCCGGTTTGAGATGGGCTATTGGTATGGCTATCTGCTTGCCGAGCAGATAGACGCCATTTGGGCGCTGTTCTCGGCGGTGGCGGAAGCTGAGTTTCCCGCCGGGACGCTGGACCTCGCCGTGAGCCAGTTGTGGAATTCGGAGTATTTCGACACCGCCGCGTGGGGGGAAGAGTTGGCGGGAGTCGCCCAGGGTTGCCGGATGGCCGGTTATCCGGGGATTACAGTCGATGTGCTCAAGAGAATCCTGGTCATTCCTGATATCTCGGAATACGGTTGCTCATTGTTTGCCGCATGGGGCAAAGCCACGGCCGGCGGTGAGATGTATCAGCTTCGCAACCTGGACTGGTCGATAGAGCTGGGAGCCCAGAACTACCCCGTTGTGGCTATTTACGAGCCCACGGACGGCGGCATCAAACACGCGGTCATCGGTTTCGCGGGGCTGGTGGGTATTGCCGGCGGCGGCATGAACGGCAATGGCATCGCGGTGAGCGAGATCATGGGGTATTTCTGCGACGAGGAGTACCTGGAAGGCATACCGTTCCCCGTCCTCCTTCGCGACGTTCTTTATCACGACAGCACGCTGACGCAAGCGCTGGCACGCATGAAAGGCGCTACGCGGACCAATCAGTATCATTATTGCATAGGCGATCCCAATGCGCCTGATCCGAAGGCGCGGCTGCTATTCACCAGCCGGACCCGTTTTGATGAGTGGGTCGATAACCAGTCGGTTACGGGTCAACATCCGTGCCACCCCAACGTCAACCCGGTCCACACGGCGCTGGATGACGCGGTTTATTGGAAGAATCACAATGGGCGCGACAACGAGATCATCTACGACGGCCTGTTCAGCCGGTACGGCACGCTGGATGCCCAAGGCGCTATTGCCATTGCCAAGGCGGCCGGCGTCAACAGCACCGTGCTCAGCATCGTGTACCATAACTCGGGTGGTGACTTCTGGGTAGCCTATGCCAACGGTACGGACCCGGCTCAAAATCAGGGATACGTTCACATTCTCCTGAATCCGTGA
- a CDS encoding PAS domain S-box protein — protein sequence MPDLVNGGAALEEMSPELRQKLAAYEQALLAARMEKERADMLAQAAGCASEGICLLSEEGIIKFANKPFLEMHAAQGNTVCGHSITEFVVPHAIEWNACIARAREEGALMMETHHARADGASFSGVARLFFEKGGPKTPPYMVLCLREAPEGKLLSEVLDSERTGHHALVQTAPDAITFFDLSGKILLTNAISAQKLGYASAEELCSRCGSIIDLIAPYDRERAVREMSGCIAKGNKFIIEYDCLTKDGRIVPVETSTSTVLDDNGRPVGFVGIARDITRRREAEKSLQQHLRVEKLLTGIATRFINLQPQQIYEAISHAIGQIGETISVHHIGIGLFSSDGKQIAGRFDWGAAGPVPLITDRLQQSLECFPWLMAQLRNRECIRCSTLTDLPADAQEERAFFGLGPPRSFLIAPMMSRGYLAGYVCFEVMQDGYDWDEALSALIMLLAEVFAGAISHKHAEEALRESEERFRQLVGSSHAMFWLATADFGRGLYVSPAFAEICKMRAETLYGDPLAFLAAVHPDDRERMARTFMDEFHEADTEFRIVQPDGTTRWLVHRGFPIRNSQGKAYRFAGFAEDVTERKLLEKEILEISSREQRRLGRDLHDGLGQHLAGILFLTRGLAKTLADKDAPEAAGVTEIADLIKEAIAYTRTLSQGACPVDLEADGLANALRKLGEHTEQMTGIECVFESDDSVLISSPAQAEHLYRIAQEAVTNAVKHAEATQIRIMLIETGVGKLLQIEDNGKGLPQPLTGGGGGMGLRLMEHRARMADATFAVKRRFGGGTEISCLFRTGTAKKTQDEASLE from the coding sequence ATGCCAGACCTTGTAAACGGCGGAGCGGCACTCGAGGAGATGTCCCCCGAGTTGCGGCAAAAGCTCGCTGCCTACGAGCAAGCGCTCCTTGCGGCAAGGATGGAAAAGGAACGCGCGGATATGTTGGCGCAGGCCGCCGGTTGCGCCAGCGAGGGGATTTGTCTGCTTTCAGAAGAAGGCATCATCAAATTCGCCAACAAGCCTTTCCTGGAAATGCACGCTGCCCAGGGCAATACGGTATGCGGGCATTCCATCACGGAATTTGTTGTACCGCATGCAATCGAGTGGAACGCGTGCATCGCCCGTGCGCGCGAAGAAGGGGCGCTCATGATGGAAACGCATCATGCCAGGGCCGATGGCGCCTCCTTCTCGGGTGTGGCGCGGCTGTTCTTCGAGAAAGGCGGGCCCAAGACGCCCCCATACATGGTGCTCTGCCTTCGAGAAGCCCCGGAAGGCAAACTACTCTCCGAGGTCCTGGATTCGGAAAGGACCGGCCATCACGCCCTCGTCCAGACCGCGCCAGACGCCATTACCTTTTTCGATCTTTCCGGGAAAATACTTCTGACAAATGCCATATCAGCACAAAAACTGGGGTATGCCAGCGCGGAAGAACTCTGCAGCAGGTGCGGCTCCATCATCGACCTCATTGCCCCCTATGACCGCGAAAGGGCTGTGCGCGAGATGTCCGGATGCATCGCTAAAGGCAACAAGTTCATCATAGAGTACGACTGCCTGACCAAAGACGGCAGGATCGTGCCTGTGGAAACGAGTACGAGCACCGTCCTGGACGATAACGGCCGGCCTGTTGGTTTCGTGGGAATTGCCCGCGACATCACGCGGCGCCGCGAAGCGGAGAAGAGCCTTCAACAGCATCTCCGGGTCGAGAAGCTGCTGACGGGAATTGCCACGCGGTTCATCAATCTGCAGCCCCAGCAGATCTATGAGGCCATCAGCCACGCTATCGGCCAGATAGGGGAGACCATCTCAGTCCACCATATCGGCATCGGCTTGTTCTCGAGTGATGGCAAACAGATTGCAGGCCGCTTCGATTGGGGTGCTGCGGGACCGGTGCCGTTGATTACAGACCGGCTGCAACAATCGCTCGAGTGCTTCCCCTGGCTCATGGCCCAGCTGCGCAACCGCGAATGTATACGTTGCTCGACCCTCACGGATCTCCCTGCGGACGCTCAGGAGGAACGCGCCTTTTTCGGCCTGGGCCCGCCCAGGTCCTTTCTCATCGCGCCCATGATGAGCCGGGGCTACCTGGCCGGCTACGTTTGTTTCGAGGTCATGCAAGACGGGTATGATTGGGATGAAGCCCTGTCTGCCCTGATTATGCTCCTGGCCGAAGTGTTTGCCGGCGCCATCAGCCATAAACATGCCGAGGAGGCGCTTCGAGAAAGCGAAGAGCGGTTCCGCCAGCTCGTGGGAAGCAGCCATGCCATGTTCTGGCTCGCAACAGCCGACTTCGGCCGCGGGCTGTACGTCAGTCCGGCATTTGCCGAGATCTGCAAGATGAGGGCAGAAACCCTTTATGGGGATCCCCTGGCCTTTCTCGCCGCGGTACACCCTGACGACCGTGAACGCATGGCCAGGACATTCATGGACGAGTTTCACGAAGCAGACACGGAATTCCGAATCGTCCAACCGGACGGGACGACGCGTTGGCTCGTGCACCGCGGGTTTCCTATTCGAAACAGCCAGGGGAAGGCCTATCGGTTTGCCGGATTCGCGGAAGACGTTACCGAACGCAAACTCCTCGAGAAGGAGATCCTCGAGATCAGTTCGCGGGAACAACGGCGCCTCGGCCGCGACCTCCACGACGGGTTAGGACAGCACCTGGCAGGGATTCTGTTTCTGACCAGGGGATTGGCCAAGACACTTGCCGACAAGGATGCTCCGGAAGCGGCCGGCGTGACGGAAATCGCTGACCTCATCAAAGAAGCCATCGCCTATACCCGTACGCTCTCGCAAGGCGCCTGTCCGGTCGATCTCGAGGCGGACGGCTTAGCCAACGCCCTGCGTAAACTGGGCGAACACACCGAACAAATGACCGGCATAGAATGCGTGTTTGAGAGCGATGACAGTGTGCTGATCTCAAGTCCCGCCCAGGCCGAGCATCTCTATCGCATCGCACAGGAGGCCGTCACCAATGCAGTCAAGCATGCCGAGGCCACCCAGATTCGGATCATGCTTATTGAAACAGGAGTGGGAAAACTCCTTCAAATAGAGGATAATGGCAAAGGCCTTCCGCAACCCCTGACGGGAGGAGGAGGCGGAATGGGATTGCGCCTGATGGAACACCGCGCCCGAATGGCCGATGCTACTTTCGCCGTAAAGCGCCGCTTCGGCGGCGGGACGGAGATATCGTGCCTGTTTCGAACCGGGACGGCGAAGAAAACCCAAGACGAGGCAAGCCTAGAATGA
- a CDS encoding DegT/DnrJ/EryC1/StrS family aminotransferase, which produces MAEKLALFGGPKAATTDPQELIKWPLITKEDEDAVLEVLRSGNMSGTDLTKQFEKEFGEWLGIPYCLAHCNGTAALQAAMFGCEIGVGDEMLCPGMTYWASALQTFALGATPVFVDIHPDTLCIDPADIERWISPRTKAIMVVHYAGYPCDMDAILPIAGKHNLKVIEDVSHAHGTLYKGRKTGTFGHVAAMSCMSGKSLAASEMGMLATRDKYIYERAIAYGHYERHSDLTDPRLTPYAGYPMGGVKFRVNQLASALGRSQLRHYDARVAEIQKAMNYFWDLLEGAPGIKAHRPPKESGSTMGGWYAAKGLYRAEELGGLDIERFCEAVCAEGASTSPGANRPMHTHPVLTDCDIYGHGKPTRIANSRRDLRQAPESLPVTLNSYRLCYSIPWFKRYDKTIIEEQAAAFRKVAENARQLL; this is translated from the coding sequence ATGGCTGAGAAACTCGCTCTGTTCGGAGGTCCCAAGGCTGCCACAACCGATCCGCAAGAACTGATCAAATGGCCCCTGATCACCAAAGAGGATGAGGATGCGGTTCTCGAGGTCCTCCGGTCAGGGAACATGTCTGGCACGGACCTCACGAAGCAATTCGAAAAAGAGTTCGGCGAATGGCTCGGCATCCCCTACTGCCTCGCGCACTGCAACGGCACCGCGGCCCTTCAGGCCGCGATGTTCGGGTGCGAAATCGGCGTGGGCGACGAAATGCTCTGCCCGGGCATGACCTACTGGGCTTCGGCCCTCCAGACTTTCGCACTCGGCGCAACGCCGGTCTTCGTCGACATCCATCCCGACACCCTGTGCATCGACCCCGCCGATATCGAGCGATGGATATCGCCCCGGACCAAGGCCATCATGGTTGTCCACTACGCGGGATATCCCTGCGACATGGATGCTATCCTCCCCATCGCCGGAAAGCACAACCTCAAGGTCATCGAAGATGTATCGCACGCCCATGGCACTCTGTACAAGGGACGCAAGACCGGCACGTTCGGCCACGTCGCTGCCATGTCGTGCATGTCGGGAAAATCGCTTGCCGCGAGCGAGATGGGCATGCTCGCTACTCGCGACAAGTACATCTACGAGCGCGCCATCGCGTACGGCCATTACGAGCGCCACAGCGACTTGACCGACCCGCGCCTGACGCCCTACGCCGGGTATCCCATGGGCGGCGTCAAGTTCCGCGTCAACCAGCTCGCCAGCGCGCTGGGACGGTCCCAATTGCGCCACTACGACGCCCGAGTCGCCGAGATCCAAAAAGCCATGAACTATTTCTGGGACCTCCTTGAGGGCGCGCCGGGCATCAAAGCGCACCGGCCCCCGAAAGAGAGCGGTTCGACCATGGGCGGCTGGTACGCCGCCAAAGGGCTCTACCGCGCGGAGGAACTCGGCGGACTCGATATCGAGAGATTCTGCGAAGCAGTGTGTGCCGAGGGCGCCAGCACGTCTCCTGGAGCGAACAGGCCCATGCATACCCACCCGGTGCTGACCGATTGCGACATTTACGGGCACGGCAAGCCCACCCGTATTGCCAACTCCCGCCGTGACCTGCGCCAGGCCCCGGAATCGCTGCCCGTCACCTTGAATAGTTACAGGCTGTGTTATTCGATCCCGTGGTTCAAACGTTACGACAAGACCATCATCGAAGAACAAGCCGCCGCATTCAGAAAGGTCGCCGAAAACGCCCGCCAACTGCTGTAA